The proteins below come from a single Candidatus Anaeroferrophillus wilburensis genomic window:
- a CDS encoding HDOD domain-containing protein, which yields MYRHLLREKIGTVDDIPPLPALATKIINGCFDDRTDYKSLAALVRQDLALSGKVLSLINASAYSPVERIDDLGHAISLLGKKTIRNLVLSISIYNSFTPEGKKGEARMVGFWQHSLACAVAAEAIARKIGYPYPEEAFLGGLLHDIGKLIIFIRFPDELEIFLDHLQQQHQSTSPDMQPLMLEDKIFGLGHHQLGKWAAERWQFPETIVNSIWLHHQPITSFAKKEDQLPVMIRFADAFCNIHHLGSNYFINQDVDLPCHPHHIQSFTVLQKFFKWKDEEIADLLSETMDRMGEFSDTLGLADNQSYFEAIKKANRELGRMNLAREQLAHELRLKNRILKGIYRLEQEISQFHTPAELTRIILQETIETFKSDLALCFLKAEDSQPAGLGYANKKFFNPQDWLAQDNSHNSKNHLPKNQKKSLDSIEKLLLAPDLFLASEKIIPLLPHSTLLAIPLSYRSGNSKGTIGQLIIDCRKIIHYGGEKESLLQILHIFASAVANNVHKVMLFDNLNQQSEELAELHRHTEQIQEQLYHTQRLATVGRLAAGAAHEINNPLAVISANIQVMQKQDPKSRDRKKELSHYQTVLQQTEKISKIISDMMTYAYPAKPQRLTANLQEIIAQAISAVEHRTSYEKITINNLVPDDLPLVNVDAMQIGQVLINLLINAQQAIPDGGTITLKGQQQEDHVVVECSDTGTGIPPEQQSIIFDPFFTTREAGEGTGLGLAICHSLMEQNNGKITVRSKVGTGTTFTLLLPIARQTTSNPISEALHHDTENNRAVNWKPDRARILLVENDPELGNILAENLSAGFEVEVVTSDKEAVDIVRQKLFNLLIIDLDVGGNPAKNILRWTAKFFNDLPIIALTGPDAAAQQEKLKNLGITVWHQKPFKTDELVATATMLLTQPTAG from the coding sequence ATGTATCGACACCTCCTCAGGGAAAAAATAGGTACTGTTGACGATATCCCCCCGCTGCCAGCCCTGGCGACAAAAATCATTAATGGCTGTTTTGATGACCGGACTGATTACAAAAGCCTGGCGGCTCTCGTCCGCCAGGATCTGGCACTTTCCGGCAAGGTTCTCTCCCTGATCAATGCCAGTGCCTACTCCCCCGTGGAAAGAATTGACGACCTGGGACACGCCATCTCCCTGTTAGGGAAAAAAACCATTCGTAACCTGGTCCTGAGTATCAGCATCTATAATTCGTTTACTCCCGAGGGAAAAAAGGGTGAAGCACGGATGGTCGGCTTCTGGCAGCACAGCCTTGCCTGTGCTGTCGCTGCCGAGGCCATTGCCCGCAAGATCGGCTATCCCTATCCTGAAGAAGCATTTCTTGGTGGCCTGCTCCATGATATCGGCAAACTTATTATCTTTATCAGGTTTCCTGATGAACTGGAAATCTTTCTCGATCATCTGCAGCAGCAACACCAATCCACCAGTCCTGATATGCAACCTCTGATGCTGGAGGATAAAATCTTCGGTCTCGGCCATCACCAACTGGGAAAGTGGGCTGCAGAACGCTGGCAATTCCCCGAAACAATCGTTAACAGCATCTGGCTTCACCACCAGCCCATCACCTCTTTTGCCAAAAAGGAGGATCAGCTGCCGGTCATGATCCGGTTTGCCGATGCATTCTGCAATATCCACCATCTGGGGTCAAACTACTTTATCAACCAGGACGTTGACCTCCCCTGCCATCCTCACCATATACAAAGTTTCACTGTCCTGCAAAAGTTCTTCAAATGGAAGGATGAGGAGATTGCTGATCTTTTGTCTGAGACCATGGATCGCATGGGTGAATTCAGTGACACCCTGGGCTTGGCTGACAACCAGAGCTATTTTGAAGCAATCAAAAAGGCTAACCGCGAGTTGGGAAGAATGAACCTGGCACGGGAGCAGCTAGCGCATGAACTGCGGCTTAAAAACCGCATCCTCAAAGGCATCTATCGTCTCGAGCAGGAAATCAGCCAGTTTCATACACCCGCTGAACTGACCCGCATTATTCTCCAGGAAACCATTGAGACCTTCAAAAGTGATCTGGCACTCTGCTTCTTGAAAGCAGAGGACAGCCAACCGGCCGGACTGGGATATGCCAATAAAAAATTTTTCAACCCCCAGGATTGGCTGGCTCAAGACAACAGCCACAACAGCAAGAATCACCTCCCAAAAAATCAGAAAAAGTCACTTGATTCCATTGAAAAACTGCTGCTGGCCCCCGATCTCTTTCTGGCTTCGGAAAAGATCATTCCTCTGCTGCCCCACTCGACCCTGCTGGCCATCCCCCTCTCCTATCGAAGCGGTAACAGCAAGGGTACTATCGGCCAGTTGATCATCGATTGCCGCAAAATCATCCATTACGGGGGAGAAAAAGAATCGCTGCTGCAGATCCTGCACATCTTTGCGTCCGCCGTTGCCAATAACGTTCACAAGGTTATGCTGTTTGACAACCTGAACCAGCAATCAGAAGAACTTGCCGAATTACATCGCCACACTGAACAGATCCAGGAACAGCTCTACCATACTCAGCGGTTGGCCACTGTTGGACGACTGGCTGCCGGTGCCGCCCATGAGATCAACAATCCCCTGGCGGTTATTTCTGCCAATATCCAGGTAATGCAGAAGCAGGATCCCAAGAGCAGAGACCGGAAAAAAGAGCTGTCTCATTACCAGACGGTGCTGCAGCAAACCGAAAAAATTTCCAAGATCATCTCAGACATGATGACCTACGCCTATCCGGCCAAACCACAACGGCTGACGGCAAACCTGCAGGAGATTATTGCCCAGGCCATCAGCGCCGTGGAACACCGAACTTCCTATGAAAAAATAACCATCAACAACCTGGTGCCCGATGATCTGCCATTGGTGAACGTCGATGCCATGCAGATTGGCCAGGTACTGATCAACCTGCTGATCAATGCGCAGCAGGCAATCCCTGATGGCGGCACCATCACACTCAAAGGTCAGCAACAGGAAGACCATGTGGTCGTTGAATGCTCCGATACCGGCACCGGCATCCCACCGGAGCAACAGAGCATCATTTTTGACCCTTTTTTCACCACCCGTGAGGCCGGTGAGGGAACCGGGTTGGGCTTGGCCATCTGCCATTCCCTGATGGAACAGAATAATGGCAAGATTACCGTCAGAAGCAAAGTAGGAACAGGAACCACGTTCACCCTTTTGCTGCCCATCGCCCGGCAAACCACCAGCAACCCCATCAGTGAAGCCCTGCACCATGACACCGAAAACAACCGGGCTGTCAACTGGAAGCCAGACCGTGCCCGCATTCTCCTGGTGGAAAACGATCCAGAACTGGGCAATATTTTAGCTGAAAACCTCTCAGCCGGCTTTGAGGTTGAAGTGGTCACCAGCGACAAGGAGGCTGTTGACATTGTACGACAGAAACTCTTCAATCTGCTGATTATTGATCTGGACGTGGGGGGCAACCCGGCAAAAAATATTTTGCGGTGGACCGCTAAATTCTTCAATGACCTGCCGATTATCGCCCTTACCGGCCCGGATGCAGCAGCACAACAGGAAAAGCTCAAAAACCTTGGCATAACTGTCTGGCACCAAAAACCGTTCAAAACAGACGAGCTGGTGGCCACAGCCACCATGCTGCTCACACAACCAACCGCAGGATAA
- a CDS encoding DHH family phosphoesterase, which produces MPIDRDMLMTAIGERKRVLVLTHNNPDPDALASACGLATIFQHLTPCRVQVAYGGIVGRSENRTLFRYLPIDPTPFGRIRGRKQLAYALVDTQPGAGNNALPLGMVPAMVVDHHPRKASTRPLLKETPIVDIRTDYGACSTIIAEYLQELEIPISASLATALVYGITSETQSLGREATKQDLKIFNDLIPLANLKNLSMIEFSRQPREYFRYVRKAVDNAFFYKNVIGTRLGEIGNPDMVAEMADFLLRHERMSWSIVTGLHQEKLLVSIRAMNQKARAGRTIRRLVEVLGGTAGGHNLVAGGQLDCKGKTAKEITHLDWELIVGFIKKVTNIENIKVINPLVALAIKDPWEK; this is translated from the coding sequence GTGCCTATAGATCGTGATATGCTTATGACGGCCATCGGGGAACGGAAACGGGTACTGGTTCTTACCCATAATAATCCGGATCCTGATGCGCTGGCTTCTGCCTGTGGGCTGGCGACCATTTTTCAGCATTTGACGCCCTGCCGGGTCCAGGTGGCTTACGGCGGGATAGTCGGCCGCTCTGAAAACCGGACCCTGTTTCGTTACCTGCCCATCGACCCAACGCCTTTCGGCCGTATCCGGGGGAGAAAACAGCTTGCCTATGCCCTGGTGGATACCCAGCCGGGGGCTGGCAACAATGCCTTGCCCCTGGGGATGGTGCCAGCCATGGTTGTCGATCATCACCCCCGGAAAGCATCAACCCGTCCCCTGCTGAAAGAGACCCCCATCGTTGACATCCGGACTGACTATGGTGCCTGCTCAACGATTATTGCAGAATATCTCCAGGAGCTGGAGATCCCCATTTCTGCCAGTTTGGCTACGGCGCTGGTTTACGGGATTACCTCTGAAACCCAGAGCCTTGGACGGGAGGCCACCAAGCAGGATCTGAAAATATTTAATGACCTCATTCCCCTGGCAAACCTGAAAAACCTATCAATGATCGAGTTCAGCCGCCAGCCGCGGGAATATTTCCGTTATGTCAGGAAGGCAGTGGACAATGCTTTTTTCTATAAAAATGTCATTGGTACCCGGCTGGGTGAGATCGGCAATCCTGATATGGTGGCTGAAATGGCGGATTTCCTCTTGCGGCATGAGCGCATGAGCTGGTCGATTGTTACCGGGTTACATCAGGAAAAACTGCTGGTTTCTATCCGGGCGATGAACCAGAAGGCCCGAGCCGGCAGAACCATACGCCGTTTGGTGGAAGTGCTGGGCGGAACTGCAGGAGGACATAATCTGGTGGCTGGCGGCCAGCTTGACTGCAAAGGCAAAACAGCCAAAGAAATTACCCACCTTGACTGGGAATTGATTGTTGGCTTCATTAAAAAGGTAACCAATATTGAAAATATCAAGGTGATTAATCCCCTGGTTGCATTGGCAATCAAAGATCCGTGGGAGAAATAG